One window from the genome of Trabulsiella odontotermitis encodes:
- the pflB gene encoding formate C-acetyltransferase: MKVNIDTSDMLYADAWQGFNGSEWKHDINVRDFIQNNYTPYEGDESFLADATPATVALWEKVMAGIRTENATHAPVDFDINVATTITAHAPGYIEKDLEKIVGLQTDKPLKRALHPFGGINMIKSSFDAYGRDMDPQFEYLFTHLRKTHNQGVFDVYSPEMLRCRKSGILTGLPDGYGRGRIIGDYRRVALYGIRYLVRERELQFADLQSRLERGEDLEATIRLREELSEHRRALLEIQQMAASYGCDISRPARTAQEAVQWLYFAYLAAVKSQNGGAMSLGRTACFLDIYIERDMRAGVLTETQAQELVDHFIMKIRMVRFLRTPEFDSLFSGDPIWATEVIGGMGLDGRTLVTKSAFRYLHTLHTMGPAPEPNLTILWSEALPIAFKKYAAQMSIATSSLQYENDDLMRADFNSDDYAIACCVSPMVIGKQMQFFGARANLAKTLLYAINGGVDEKLKIQVGPKTAPLMDDVLDFTTVMNSLDHFMDWLAVQYISALNLIHYMHDKYSYEASLMALHDRDVYRTMACGIAGLSVAVDSLSAIKYARVKPVRDENGLAIDFEIEGEYPQYGNNDDRVDSIACDLVERFMKKIKALPTYRNAVPTQSILTITSNVVYGQKTGNTPDGRRAGTPFAPGANPMHGRDRKGAVASLTSVAKLPFTYAKDGISYTFSIVPAALGKDDGVRKTNLVGLLDGYFHHEDATVEGGQHLNVNVMNRDMLLDAIEHPENYPNLTIRVSGYAVRFNALTREQQQDVISRTFTQAI; this comes from the coding sequence ATGAAGGTAAATATCGATACCAGCGATATGCTGTATGCCGACGCCTGGCAGGGATTTAATGGCTCTGAATGGAAACACGACATCAACGTTCGCGATTTTATTCAGAATAACTATACGCCGTATGAAGGCGATGAATCCTTCCTTGCTGACGCCACCCCGGCGACCGTTGCGCTGTGGGAAAAGGTGATGGCGGGCATCCGGACGGAAAACGCCACGCATGCGCCGGTCGATTTTGATATCAACGTTGCAACAACGATTACTGCCCATGCACCAGGGTACATTGAAAAAGATCTGGAAAAAATCGTCGGACTGCAAACCGACAAACCGCTGAAACGCGCGCTGCATCCGTTTGGCGGCATTAATATGATTAAAAGTTCATTCGATGCCTATGGCCGCGACATGGACCCGCAGTTTGAGTATCTGTTTACTCACTTACGCAAAACCCACAACCAGGGCGTCTTTGATGTTTACTCGCCGGAAATGCTGCGTTGCCGGAAATCGGGCATCCTGACCGGCTTGCCGGACGGCTATGGTCGCGGCCGAATTATTGGCGATTATCGCCGTGTGGCACTGTACGGCATTCGTTATCTGGTGCGCGAGCGAGAACTGCAGTTTGCTGATTTGCAGTCCCGCCTGGAGCGTGGCGAAGATCTCGAAGCCACCATTCGCCTGCGCGAAGAACTGTCCGAACATCGCCGTGCGCTGCTGGAAATACAGCAAATGGCGGCAAGCTACGGTTGCGATATTTCCCGCCCGGCCCGTACGGCGCAGGAGGCGGTGCAGTGGCTGTACTTCGCCTATCTGGCGGCAGTGAAATCGCAGAATGGTGGGGCGATGTCTCTGGGGCGTACCGCGTGCTTCCTTGATATTTACATCGAACGCGACATGCGCGCGGGCGTGTTGACGGAAACGCAGGCGCAGGAGCTGGTCGATCACTTCATTATGAAGATCCGCATGGTGCGTTTCCTGCGTACACCGGAATTTGACTCACTGTTCTCCGGCGACCCGATCTGGGCGACGGAAGTGATTGGCGGGATGGGGCTGGATGGCCGCACGCTGGTGACCAAAAGCGCATTCCGTTACCTGCACACCCTGCACACCATGGGACCAGCGCCGGAGCCAAACCTGACTATTCTGTGGTCGGAAGCGTTACCGATCGCCTTCAAGAAATACGCGGCGCAAATGTCGATTGCCACCTCGTCGTTGCAGTATGAAAACGATGATCTGATGCGCGCGGATTTCAACAGCGATGACTACGCCATTGCCTGCTGTGTCAGCCCGATGGTGATCGGCAAACAAATGCAGTTCTTTGGCGCCCGCGCCAACCTGGCGAAAACGCTGCTGTACGCGATCAACGGCGGTGTGGATGAAAAACTGAAAATCCAGGTCGGGCCGAAAACCGCACCGCTGATGGATGACGTGCTGGATTTCACCACCGTGATGAACAGTCTGGATCATTTCATGGACTGGCTGGCGGTGCAGTACATCAGTGCGCTGAATCTCATTCACTACATGCATGACAAATACAGCTACGAAGCGTCGCTGATGGCGCTGCATGACCGCGATGTTTACCGCACGATGGCCTGTGGGATCGCCGGGTTGTCGGTGGCGGTGGATTCGCTTTCTGCCATCAAATACGCCCGCGTAAAACCGGTGCGTGATGAAAACGGGCTGGCCATCGATTTTGAAATAGAAGGGGAATATCCGCAATACGGCAACAACGATGATCGTGTGGACAGCATTGCCTGTGATCTGGTTGAGCGCTTTATGAAGAAAATTAAAGCGTTACCAACTTACCGTAACGCGGTTCCGACGCAGTCGATCCTGACTATCACCTCCAACGTGGTGTACGGCCAGAAAACCGGGAACACGCCGGATGGTCGCCGCGCCGGTACGCCGTTTGCGCCGGGGGCGAACCCGATGCACGGTCGTGACCGCAAAGGCGCGGTGGCTTCGCTGACTTCGGTTGCCAAACTGCCGTTTACTTACGCCAAAGACGGGATCTCCTACACCTTCTCTATTGTTCCGGCGGCGCTCGGCAAAGACGACGGCGTACGGAAAACCAACCTGGTCGGTCTGCTGGATGGCTACTTCCATCATGAAGATGCCACGGTCGAAGGCGGGCAGCATCTTAACGTCAACGTCATGAACCGCGACATGCTGCTGGATGCTATCGAACACCCGGAAAACTATCCCAACCTGACGATTCGCGTGTCGGGTTATGCGGTGCGTTTTAACGCATTGACGCGCGAACAGCAGCAGGATGTCATTTCGCGCACCTTTACCCAGGCGATTTGA
- the tdcD gene encoding propionate kinase, giving the protein MMEFPVVLVINCGSSSVKFSVIDVETQDVLLTGITEGINTEKAYLRVNGGEPALLAHQNYECALKAITFELEKRNLMNSVALIGHRIAHGGSIFNESVVITDEVIELIRQVSPLAPLHNFANLRGVESAQQLFPGVKQVAVFDTSFHQTMEPEAYLYGLPWRYFEEFGVRRYGFHGTSHRYVAQRAHHLLRLSEEDSGVVIAHLGNGASICAVRNGRSVDTSMGMTPLEGLMMGTRCGDVDFGAMAWIASQTGQTLGDLERVVNKESGLLGISGLSSDLRVLEKAWLEGHYHARLAIKTFVHRIARHIGGHAMALHRLDGVIFTGGIGENSTLIRQLVVEHLQVFGIELDHEKNKLPGSAGERIISAPDSRIACAVIPTNEEKMIALDAIHLGKINATAEYA; this is encoded by the coding sequence ATGATGGAATTCCCTGTCGTACTGGTCATTAATTGTGGTTCATCGTCAGTTAAATTTTCGGTGATTGATGTAGAAACGCAGGATGTATTGCTGACGGGTATTACAGAAGGTATCAATACAGAAAAGGCATATTTACGCGTTAATGGAGGTGAGCCGGCATTGCTGGCTCACCAGAATTACGAATGTGCTTTGAAAGCGATTACCTTCGAACTGGAAAAACGCAATTTAATGAACAGCGTGGCTTTAATTGGTCACCGAATTGCTCATGGCGGCAGTATATTTAATGAATCGGTGGTGATCACTGACGAGGTTATTGAACTGATTCGCCAGGTTTCACCCCTGGCGCCGCTGCACAATTTTGCTAACCTGCGCGGCGTGGAATCCGCCCAACAGCTGTTCCCTGGCGTGAAGCAGGTCGCGGTATTTGATACCAGTTTCCACCAGACCATGGAACCGGAAGCCTATCTGTATGGTTTGCCGTGGCGCTATTTTGAGGAGTTTGGCGTCCGCCGCTATGGCTTCCACGGCACGTCGCATCGCTATGTCGCGCAACGCGCACACCACCTGTTGCGCCTGTCAGAAGAGGATTCCGGCGTAGTGATTGCTCACCTCGGTAATGGCGCGTCCATTTGCGCGGTGCGCAACGGCAGGAGCGTGGATACGTCGATGGGCATGACGCCGCTGGAAGGGCTGATGATGGGCACCCGCTGCGGCGATGTCGATTTCGGCGCGATGGCGTGGATTGCCAGCCAGACCGGGCAGACGCTCGGCGACCTCGAACGTGTGGTGAATAAAGAGTCCGGTCTGCTAGGGATTTCCGGGTTGTCATCCGATTTACGGGTGCTGGAAAAAGCCTGGCTTGAGGGGCATTACCACGCGCGGTTAGCCATTAAAACATTTGTGCATCGTATTGCACGCCATATTGGCGGGCACGCTATGGCGCTGCATCGTCTCGACGGCGTTATTTTCACCGGCGGCATCGGTGAAAACTCCACGCTTATTCGCCAGCTGGTTGTCGAGCATTTACAGGTTTTCGGCATCGAACTGGATCATGAAAAGAATAAATTACCTGGCAGTGCCGGTGAGCGAATTATTTCTGCGCCAGATTCGCGCATCGCCTGTGCGGTTATTCCTACCAATGAAGAGAAAATGATTGCGCTTGATGCCATTCATTTAGGAAAAATTAACGCGACAGCCGAATACGCTTAA
- the tdcC gene encoding threonine/serine transporter TdcC, translating into MSNSETIIASQARPSAWRKSDTTWTLGLFGTAIGAGVLFFPIRAGYGGLIPILIMLVLAYPIAFLCHRALARLCLSGANPSGNITETVEEHFGKTGGVVITFLYFFAICPLLWIYGVTITNTFMTFWENQLGYAALNRGVVALFLLLLMAFVIWFGKDLMVKVMSYLVFPFIASLVLISLSLIPYWNSAVIDQVSLSDLSFTGHDGILVTVWLGISIMVFSFNFSPIVSSFVVSKREEYEQDFGREFTERKCSQIISRASMLMVAVVMFFAFSCLFTLSPANMAEAKAQNIPVLSYLANHFASLSGTKSTFATVLEFGASIIALVAIFKSFFGHYLGTLEGLNGLILKFGYQGDKTKVSMGKLNTISMIFIMGSTWVVAYANPNILDLIEAMGAPIIASLLCLLPMYAIRKTPALAKFKGRADNIFVTIIGLLTILNIVYKLF; encoded by the coding sequence ATGAGTAACTCAGAAACTATTATTGCCAGCCAGGCAAGGCCCTCGGCATGGCGAAAATCAGATACGACCTGGACTTTGGGCCTGTTCGGTACCGCTATCGGTGCCGGGGTATTATTCTTCCCGATTCGCGCAGGTTACGGCGGTTTAATTCCGATTCTTATTATGCTGGTGCTGGCATACCCGATTGCGTTTTTATGCCACCGCGCCCTGGCGCGTCTGTGTCTGTCAGGGGCGAACCCGTCAGGTAACATTACTGAGACGGTAGAAGAGCACTTCGGCAAAACGGGCGGTGTGGTGATTACCTTCCTGTATTTCTTCGCAATCTGTCCATTGCTGTGGATTTACGGTGTCACCATCACCAACACGTTCATGACCTTCTGGGAAAACCAACTGGGTTATGCCGCGCTCAACCGTGGCGTGGTGGCCTTGTTCCTGCTGCTCCTGATGGCGTTCGTCATCTGGTTTGGTAAGGACCTGATGGTTAAGGTCATGAGCTACCTGGTCTTCCCGTTCATTGCCAGCCTGGTGCTGATTTCGCTGTCGCTGATCCCTTACTGGAACTCCGCGGTCATCGACCAGGTGAGCCTGAGCGATCTCTCCTTTACTGGTCATGACGGCATTCTGGTGACTGTCTGGTTGGGGATTTCCATCATGGTCTTCTCCTTTAACTTCTCCCCGATCGTCTCTTCTTTCGTTGTCTCTAAGCGTGAAGAGTACGAGCAGGATTTCGGCAGAGAGTTCACCGAGCGTAAATGTTCCCAGATCATCTCTCGCGCCAGCATGCTGATGGTGGCGGTGGTGATGTTCTTTGCCTTCAGTTGCCTGTTTACGCTCTCCCCGGCCAACATGGCGGAAGCTAAAGCGCAGAACATTCCGGTGCTGTCTTACCTGGCGAACCACTTCGCGTCCCTGTCCGGCACGAAATCCACGTTTGCCACGGTGCTTGAGTTCGGTGCGTCAATCATTGCGCTGGTCGCTATCTTCAAATCCTTCTTCGGCCACTATCTGGGGACGCTGGAAGGTCTGAATGGTCTGATCCTCAAGTTCGGCTATCAGGGCGACAAAACCAAAGTGTCGATGGGCAAACTGAACACCATCAGCATGATTTTCATCATGGGCTCCACCTGGGTCGTGGCGTACGCCAACCCGAACATTCTCGACCTGATTGAAGCCATGGGGGCGCCGATCATCGCCTCCCTGTTGTGCCTGCTGCCGATGTATGCCATCCGTAAAACTCCGGCGCTGGCGAAATTTAAAGGCAGAGCGGACAATATTTTCGTCACCATTATTGGTCTGCTGACCATCCTGAATATTGTCTACAAACTGTTTTAA
- the tdcB gene encoding bifunctional threonine ammonia-lyase/L-serine ammonia-lyase TdcB, which yields MHITYDLPVTLDDIQIAKQRLAGKIYKTGMPRSNYLSERCKGEIYLKFENMQRTGSFKIRGAFNKLSSLTEAERRKGVVACSAGNHAQGVSLSCAMLGIDGKVVMPKGAPKSKVAATQDYSAEVILHGDSFNDTIARASEIVEMEGRIFIPPYDDAHVIAGQGTIGLEILQDLYDVDNVIVPIGGGGLIAGIATAIKSINPTIKIIGVQSENVHGMAASFYAGEITNHRTTSTLADGCDVSRPGILPFEIVTELVDDIVLVTEDEIRDSMIALIQRNKVITEGAGALASAALLSGKLDDYIQKRKTVSIISGGNIDLSRVSQITGFVGA from the coding sequence ATGCATATTACATACGATCTCCCGGTCACTCTTGATGATATTCAAATAGCAAAACAAAGACTCGCAGGGAAAATTTATAAAACGGGCATGCCGCGTTCTAATTATCTGAGTGAACGCTGTAAAGGTGAAATTTATCTCAAGTTTGAGAATATGCAGCGCACGGGATCTTTTAAAATTCGTGGTGCATTCAACAAACTGAGCTCACTGACGGAAGCCGAACGTCGTAAGGGCGTTGTCGCCTGCTCGGCGGGCAACCATGCGCAGGGGGTTTCCCTCTCCTGTGCGATGCTCGGCATCGATGGCAAAGTGGTGATGCCGAAGGGTGCACCGAAGTCGAAAGTGGCGGCGACACAGGATTACTCCGCCGAAGTGATCCTGCACGGCGACAGCTTCAACGACACCATCGCCAGAGCCAGTGAAATCGTCGAAATGGAAGGCCGGATTTTTATTCCGCCTTACGACGACGCGCACGTCATTGCGGGTCAGGGAACGATCGGCCTGGAAATCCTGCAGGATCTGTATGACGTTGATAACGTCATTGTACCTATCGGCGGCGGCGGTTTAATTGCTGGTATTGCCACGGCGATTAAATCCATTAACCCGACGATTAAAATTATTGGCGTCCAGTCAGAAAATGTTCATGGCATGGCAGCGTCATTCTATGCCGGTGAAATAACCAATCATCGAACCACCAGTACATTAGCTGACGGTTGTGATGTGTCACGCCCAGGTATTTTACCGTTCGAAATAGTGACTGAACTGGTCGACGATATTGTTCTGGTTACGGAAGACGAAATTCGCGACAGCATGATTGCACTTATTCAGCGAAATAAAGTGATTACCGAAGGGGCCGGTGCACTGGCGTCTGCGGCATTACTGAGTGGTAAACTTGACGATTACATTCAGAAACGTAAAACCGTCAGCATTATTTCCGGCGGTAATATCGATCTGTCCCGCGTTTCACAAATTACCGGTTTTGTTGGTGCTTAA
- the tdcA gene encoding transcriptional regulator TdcA gives MDNVLLPKTQHLVVFQEVIRSGSIGSAAKQLGLTQPAVSKIINDIESNFGIELMIRKNTGVTLTSAGQVLLTYSESITREMKNMVSEMNSLSCSSVVDVSFGYPSLIGFTFLSSMMKTFKEVFPKAQVSMYEAQLSSFLPALRDGRLDFAIGTLSEDMQLQDLHVESLFESEFAVVASQSRTCTGTTSLASLKNEQWVLPDTNMGYYKELLATLQSHHISTDNIVKTDSVVTIYNLVLNANFLTVIPCDMTAPFGSNQFITLPVEDELPVARYAAIWSRNYRIKKSASVLVELAKQYSSQDCTRRRRFAESI, from the coding sequence ATGGATAATGTTCTTCTGCCAAAGACACAACACCTTGTTGTTTTTCAGGAAGTCATCAGAAGTGGCTCAATTGGCTCGGCGGCCAAACAGCTTGGGCTGACTCAACCTGCGGTCAGTAAGATCATTAACGACATCGAATCCAATTTTGGTATCGAGCTGATGATCCGTAAAAATACCGGCGTCACACTGACCAGTGCCGGCCAGGTGTTGTTGACTTACTCGGAGTCCATTACCCGAGAGATGAAGAACATGGTGAGCGAAATGAACAGCCTCAGCTGTAGCAGCGTGGTTGACGTGTCGTTTGGCTATCCGTCACTCATCGGTTTTACGTTTTTATCCAGCATGATGAAAACGTTTAAAGAGGTGTTCCCGAAAGCGCAGGTTTCGATGTATGAAGCCCAGCTGTCGTCCTTCCTGCCCGCGCTGCGCGACGGGCGGCTGGATTTTGCTATCGGGACGTTAAGTGAAGATATGCAGTTGCAGGATCTTCATGTTGAGTCGCTGTTTGAATCGGAGTTTGCCGTGGTGGCCAGTCAGTCCCGAACGTGCACCGGAACCACCTCACTGGCGTCGTTGAAAAACGAACAGTGGGTCTTGCCGGACACCAATATGGGATATTACAAAGAACTGCTCGCCACCCTCCAAAGCCATCACATCAGCACCGACAACATAGTAAAAACCGATTCCGTCGTCACTATCTATAACCTGGTTCTCAATGCAAATTTCCTGACGGTGATCCCGTGTGATATGACCGCACCATTTGGATCGAATCAGTTTATTACTTTACCTGTTGAGGATGAATTACCTGTAGCACGTTATGCAGCAATATGGTCCAGGAATTACCGAATTAAAAAATCAGCATCAGTATTAGTTGAACTTGCAAAACAATATTCATCGCAGGACTGCACAAGGCGAAGGCGATTTGCAGAAAGCATTTGA